In one window of Streptomyces sp. NBC_01224 DNA:
- a CDS encoding ATP-binding protein, which yields MSGRTRIKRFRARRDSVPAARRHVGYVLSEWRLGGLIDDTALLASELSTNVINHAKGTGDYFELGLRRRNGTLILEVSDSYQWRMPELRNPTLDDLSGRGLVIVDAIAAKWGVRPRDPGKTVWVHLAIGQAKLT from the coding sequence ATGTCCGGGCGCACGCGCATCAAGAGATTCCGGGCCCGCAGGGACTCCGTCCCCGCCGCCCGACGCCACGTCGGATACGTCCTGAGCGAGTGGAGACTCGGCGGGCTCATCGACGACACCGCCCTTCTCGCAAGCGAGTTGAGCACCAACGTCATCAACCACGCCAAAGGGACCGGCGACTACTTCGAGCTGGGCTTACGCCGTCGCAACGGCACGCTCATCCTGGAGGTGTCCGACTCGTACCAGTGGCGGATGCCCGAACTCCGCAACCCCACGCTCGACGACCTCTCCGGCCGGGGCCTGGTCATCGTGGACGCGATCGCTGCGAAGTGGGGCGTACGGCCGCGCGACCCCGGCAAGACCGTCTGGGTGCATCTGGCCATCGGTCAAGCGAAGTTGACATGA
- a CDS encoding helix-turn-helix domain-containing protein: protein MRSRRLGAALRRYREAAKLDQHHAADHIVGSKAKISRIEAGQVSARPGDVRLLLELYGVEDRAVYQQLEQLARASNKRGWWLNYEWAAKPEYADFITLESDATYIRTWQPLFLPGLLQTDDYLRVLLGAGLKVHTPEAVDEMVAIRQTRRKVIEEHGARFAAVIWEPALTAPMPSAKAHRDQLLHILNVAQRQNVSVQMLPATEWEAAHMASHFVMFNFGPEPAPEAVAFDSTTSTVIIEDLEEMATHAQIFEALRSAALTPAQSLTFLREHIASIPESEKEQ from the coding sequence GTGCGCAGCAGGCGGCTCGGTGCGGCGCTCAGGAGGTATCGCGAGGCGGCGAAGCTCGACCAGCACCATGCTGCCGACCACATCGTGGGATCGAAGGCCAAGATCAGTCGGATCGAGGCCGGACAGGTCTCGGCGCGCCCCGGTGATGTCCGACTGCTCCTGGAGCTGTACGGGGTGGAAGACAGGGCCGTGTACCAGCAGTTGGAGCAACTGGCGCGGGCTTCCAACAAGCGTGGATGGTGGCTCAACTATGAATGGGCGGCCAAGCCGGAGTATGCGGACTTCATCACGCTCGAATCCGACGCGACGTACATCCGTACCTGGCAACCGTTGTTCCTGCCGGGACTTCTGCAGACGGACGACTACCTCAGGGTTCTGCTCGGTGCCGGCCTGAAGGTTCATACGCCCGAGGCGGTTGACGAAATGGTGGCCATTCGTCAGACGCGCAGGAAGGTGATCGAGGAGCATGGTGCCCGGTTCGCGGCAGTCATTTGGGAGCCCGCGCTCACGGCCCCGATGCCTTCCGCGAAAGCGCATCGCGACCAGCTCCTGCACATCCTGAACGTGGCGCAACGGCAAAATGTCAGCGTTCAGATGCTCCCGGCCACGGAGTGGGAGGCCGCGCATATGGCGTCGCACTTCGTCATGTTCAACTTCGGTCCTGAACCCGCCCCGGAAGCGGTCGCTTTCGACAGCACGACGAGCACCGTCATCATCGAGGACCTTGAAGAGATGGCCACGCATGCGCAGATCTTCGAAGCCCTCAGATCGGCGGCGCTGACGCCCGCACAATCGCTCACCTTCCTGCGTGAGCACATCGCAAGCATCCCTGAGAGCGAGAAAGAGCAGTAA
- a CDS encoding DUF397 domain-containing protein — protein MRNQQIVTEFKKSSASQGGQQDCVEVAHTADGGRAVRDSKNRDGGLQFYAPEGWAAFVDGVKGGAFTR, from the coding sequence ATGAGGAACCAGCAGATCGTCACCGAGTTCAAGAAGTCCAGCGCCTCTCAGGGAGGGCAGCAGGACTGCGTCGAGGTCGCCCACACCGCCGACGGCGGCCGGGCTGTCCGGGACAGCAAGAACCGCGACGGCGGGCTCCAGTTCTACGCGCCCGAGGGGTGGGCCGCGTTCGTCGACGGGGTGAAGGGCGGGGCCTTCACGCGCTGA
- a CDS encoding MOSC domain-containing protein produces MTITVRELAYYPVKGCAGITVDSARVGTTGLEHDRTFMVVDAADGSFRSQRTHPAMAAINVEVLDAGETLTLTAADVEPLHLGVDPHGPRLDVSMFDRPLGAAVDQGDEVAEWFSDALGAKSRLVRVAPGFDRDGWGDTPGKVNFADAHAVLVASTASLDGLNTRIAARGDAEPVPMNRFRANIVLTGNDEPHFEDRVRRMSLGTTELAYSVRAMRCNVPLVDQETGRRAGPEPVRTLATYRREPEYKNKVSFGAKNAVVREGVVTVGDVAEVTDWLSA; encoded by the coding sequence GTGACGATCACTGTTCGAGAGCTCGCCTACTACCCGGTCAAGGGCTGCGCCGGGATCACGGTCGATTCCGCGCGGGTCGGTACAACCGGCCTTGAGCACGACCGGACATTCATGGTCGTGGACGCGGCGGACGGCTCATTCCGCAGCCAGCGCACCCACCCCGCGATGGCCGCGATCAACGTCGAAGTCCTGGACGCAGGCGAGACGTTGACCCTGACGGCCGCCGACGTCGAACCACTCCACCTCGGTGTCGACCCGCACGGCCCACGCCTCGACGTCAGCATGTTCGACCGCCCGCTCGGCGCGGCCGTCGACCAGGGGGACGAGGTCGCGGAATGGTTCTCCGACGCGCTCGGCGCGAAGTCCCGTCTGGTACGGGTGGCGCCCGGCTTCGACCGGGACGGCTGGGGTGACACCCCCGGCAAGGTCAACTTCGCCGACGCCCACGCGGTGCTGGTCGCCTCGACGGCCTCCCTGGACGGCCTCAACACCCGCATCGCCGCCCGGGGCGACGCCGAGCCGGTGCCGATGAACCGCTTCCGCGCCAACATCGTGTTGACCGGCAACGACGAGCCGCACTTCGAGGACCGGGTACGCCGGATGTCTCTCGGCACGACGGAACTCGCCTACTCGGTACGGGCCATGCGGTGCAACGTCCCACTCGTCGACCAGGAGACCGGCCGTCGCGCGGGCCCGGAACCGGTCCGCACCCTCGCGACGTACCGGCGCGAGCCGGAGTACAAGAACAAGGTGAGCTTCGGCGCGAAGAACGCGGTGGTCCGCGAGGGCGTGGTGACCGTCGGGGACGTGGCCGAGGTCACGGACTGGCTCAGCGCGTGA
- a CDS encoding CatB-related O-acetyltransferase codes for MSSVPADPTVLHPMPGQLRVVQLKPLVKSELIEVGDYSYYDDPDDATAFETRNVLYHYGPERLVIGKFCALGTGVRFIMNGANHRMDGPSTFPFPTMGGSWAEHFDLLAGLPGRGDTVVGNDVWFGYNSMVMPGVRIGHGAIIGAGAVVVGDVPDYGIVGGNPARLIRTRYDDETIARLLAVAWWDWPTEHLTRHIRTIMSGSVEDLEAAAPEGTS; via the coding sequence ATGAGTTCCGTTCCCGCCGACCCCACCGTTCTGCACCCGATGCCCGGCCAGCTCCGGGTCGTCCAGCTGAAGCCCCTGGTGAAGTCCGAACTGATCGAAGTCGGCGACTACTCGTACTACGACGACCCCGACGACGCGACCGCGTTCGAGACCCGCAATGTGCTGTATCACTACGGCCCGGAGAGGCTCGTCATCGGGAAGTTCTGCGCGCTGGGGACCGGAGTGCGGTTCATCATGAACGGCGCCAACCACCGGATGGACGGCCCGTCCACGTTCCCGTTCCCCACCATGGGCGGCTCCTGGGCCGAGCACTTCGATCTGCTGGCCGGGCTGCCGGGCCGGGGTGACACGGTCGTCGGCAACGACGTCTGGTTCGGCTACAACTCCATGGTGATGCCGGGCGTACGGATCGGGCACGGCGCGATCATCGGCGCCGGCGCGGTCGTCGTCGGTGACGTGCCCGACTACGGCATCGTCGGCGGCAATCCGGCCAGGCTGATCCGTACCCGGTACGACGACGAGACCATTGCCCGGCTCCTCGCCGTCGCCTGGTGGGACTGGCCCACCGAGCACCTCACCCGGCACATCCGCACCATCATGTCCGGCAGCGTCGAGGACCTCGAAGCGGCTGCCCCGGAGGGGACATCGTGA
- a CDS encoding O-methyltransferase, whose product MTLAQWTEVDDYFNGLLVGPDEVLDAAVEASEAAGLPAIQVAANQGKLLNLLARLQGARTVLEIGTLGGYSTIWLARALPEGGKLVTLEFDPECAEIARANIERAGLSEIVEIRVGRALDTLPELAAEGHGPFDVVFIDADKPSNPDYLAWSLKLTRPGSLIIADNVVRDGEVVDGGSDDPKVQGVRRFTELVAAEPTLTATALQTVGSKGYDGLMMALVTG is encoded by the coding sequence GTGACGCTGGCGCAGTGGACCGAGGTCGACGACTACTTCAACGGCCTGCTGGTGGGCCCGGACGAAGTCCTGGACGCGGCCGTGGAGGCCAGTGAAGCGGCAGGGCTCCCGGCGATCCAGGTCGCCGCCAACCAGGGCAAGCTGCTGAACCTGCTGGCCCGGCTCCAGGGGGCGCGCACCGTGCTGGAGATCGGTACCCTGGGCGGCTACAGCACCATCTGGCTGGCCCGCGCGCTGCCCGAGGGTGGCAAACTCGTGACGCTCGAATTCGATCCGGAGTGTGCCGAGATCGCGCGCGCGAACATCGAGCGCGCCGGTCTGTCGGAGATCGTCGAGATCCGGGTCGGCCGCGCTCTCGACACACTGCCGGAGCTCGCGGCGGAGGGGCACGGGCCGTTCGACGTCGTGTTCATCGACGCCGACAAGCCGAGCAACCCCGACTACCTGGCCTGGTCGCTGAAACTGACCCGGCCCGGCAGCCTGATCATCGCCGACAACGTCGTACGCGACGGCGAGGTGGTCGACGGCGGGAGTGACGACCCGAAGGTGCAGGGTGTGCGCCGGTTCACCGAACTCGTCGCGGCCGAGCCGACGTTGACCGCGACCGCGCTGCAGACCGTCGGGAGCAAGGGCTACGACGGGCTGATGATGGCGCTGGTCACCGGCTGA
- a CDS encoding superoxide dismutase gives MATYTLPELPYDYAALEPVINPQIIELHHDKHHAAYVKGANDTLEQLEEARGKEAWGAINGLQKNLAFHLSGHILHSIYWHNMTGDGGGEPLAADGVGDLADAITESFGSFAGFKSQLTKAAATTQGSGWGVLAYEPVSGRLIVEQVYDHQGNVGQGSVPVLVFDAWEHAFYLQYKNQKVDFIEAMWAVVNWQDVAKRYAAAKERADVLLLAP, from the coding sequence ATGGCCACGTACACGCTTCCGGAACTCCCGTACGACTACGCGGCGCTCGAACCGGTCATCAATCCACAGATCATCGAGCTCCACCACGACAAGCACCACGCCGCCTATGTGAAGGGTGCGAACGACACCCTGGAGCAGCTGGAGGAGGCACGCGGCAAGGAGGCCTGGGGAGCGATCAACGGGCTCCAGAAGAACCTCGCGTTCCATCTCTCCGGCCACATCCTGCACTCGATCTACTGGCACAACATGACCGGCGACGGCGGCGGCGAGCCCCTCGCGGCCGACGGGGTCGGTGACCTCGCGGACGCGATCACCGAGTCGTTCGGCTCGTTCGCCGGTTTCAAGTCACAGCTGACGAAGGCCGCGGCCACCACTCAGGGTTCCGGCTGGGGCGTCCTCGCGTACGAGCCGGTCAGCGGCAGGCTGATCGTCGAGCAGGTCTACGACCATCAGGGCAATGTCGGCCAGGGCTCCGTCCCGGTCCTGGTCTTCGACGCCTGGGAGCACGCCTTCTACCTCCAGTACAAGAACCAGAAGGTCGACTTCATCGAGGCGATGTGGGCCGTCGTCAACTGGCAGGACGTGGCGAAGCGTTACGCGGCCGCCAAGGAGCGCGCCGACGTACTCCTGCTCGCCCCCTGA
- a CDS encoding ABC transporter ATP-binding protein gives MRRVSLHVLRRLLSVADDPDAVVAAAPPVAPREAFRRFWPYTRGGRRWLVPVVVFSMAGPVVDAAEIWLFKVVVDDVLVPRDLRPFLWIALAYAGLIICSGVLGFADDVTSTWVSEHFLLTLRSDVFRHVQGLSLGFFERRRLGDVLSRITGDVDAVETFLLSGVADGLYYVIRLGVFLGLLFYLRWDLTLLALVIVPLFWWAARRFSRLIKAASRERRRRSGSISAIAEESLGNIALVQAYNRQESEDRRFERESVGKFRAAMTSARIRAVYGPIVDVIELAGGLAVMGLGTWKLAQGQLTLGGLLVFLALLGNLYSPIRDLSHLANTFYAASASAERIIELLDQRPQVVEAADARRIGRARGDIEFRGVCFRYPGTPRWALLDVSFHVTPGTTLALVGASGAGKSTVGKLQLRFYDPDRGAILLDGTDLRDLQLSELRENVAVVLQETLVFHGTVRENIAYGRPDASEADIVAAARAADAHDFIQLLPEGYDTLVGQRGRTLSGGQAQRLAIARAMIRDAPVLLLDEPTTGLDARSGRRIMEPLRRLMAGRTTIVISHNLFTVRDATSTVVLDRGRVVEYGTHEDLLLRGGAYARLHRLNEVTGPALAGPPSPRKVLP, from the coding sequence ATGAGGCGTGTCTCGCTTCATGTGCTGCGGCGGCTGCTGTCGGTGGCCGATGATCCCGACGCAGTCGTCGCCGCCGCGCCGCCCGTGGCGCCGCGTGAGGCGTTTCGGCGGTTCTGGCCCTATACACGCGGTGGCCGGCGCTGGCTCGTTCCGGTAGTCGTCTTCAGCATGGCCGGACCCGTCGTCGACGCGGCCGAGATCTGGCTGTTCAAAGTCGTGGTGGACGACGTCCTCGTTCCGCGCGATCTGCGCCCCTTCCTCTGGATCGCCCTGGCATACGCAGGGCTCATCATCTGTTCCGGCGTTCTGGGATTCGCCGACGATGTGACCTCCACCTGGGTGAGCGAGCATTTCCTGCTGACCCTTCGGTCGGATGTGTTCCGGCACGTCCAGGGCCTCTCACTCGGGTTCTTCGAACGGCGACGGCTGGGGGACGTACTGTCGCGTATCACCGGCGATGTCGACGCGGTCGAGACGTTCCTCCTCTCGGGGGTGGCGGACGGCCTGTACTACGTGATCCGGTTGGGCGTCTTCCTCGGCCTGCTGTTCTACCTGCGGTGGGATCTGACTCTCCTCGCGCTCGTCATCGTGCCGCTCTTCTGGTGGGCGGCCCGGCGCTTCTCCCGGCTGATCAAGGCCGCATCGCGCGAGCGGCGGCGGCGCAGCGGCTCCATCAGCGCGATCGCCGAGGAGTCACTCGGCAACATCGCGCTGGTGCAGGCGTACAACCGGCAGGAGTCGGAGGATCGACGGTTCGAACGCGAGAGTGTGGGCAAGTTCCGCGCGGCGATGACCTCGGCGCGCATCCGCGCCGTCTACGGCCCGATCGTCGACGTCATCGAGCTGGCCGGCGGGCTGGCCGTCATGGGCCTGGGCACATGGAAGTTGGCGCAGGGTCAGCTCACGTTGGGCGGGCTGCTCGTCTTCCTCGCGCTGCTGGGCAATCTCTACAGTCCGATCCGCGACCTGTCCCACCTCGCCAACACGTTCTACGCGGCGTCCGCCTCCGCCGAGCGGATCATCGAGTTGCTCGACCAGCGCCCCCAGGTCGTCGAAGCCGCCGACGCCCGACGGATCGGGCGTGCCCGGGGCGACATCGAGTTCCGCGGCGTCTGCTTCCGCTATCCGGGTACGCCCCGGTGGGCGCTCCTGGACGTGTCGTTCCACGTGACGCCCGGCACGACGCTGGCACTGGTCGGCGCGAGCGGTGCCGGTAAATCCACGGTCGGGAAGCTTCAACTGCGCTTCTACGACCCGGACCGGGGCGCAATCCTTCTCGACGGGACCGATCTGAGGGACCTCCAGCTGTCCGAGCTGCGCGAGAACGTCGCGGTGGTCCTCCAGGAGACGCTGGTCTTCCACGGCACCGTACGGGAGAACATCGCCTACGGCCGCCCGGACGCGTCGGAGGCGGACATCGTCGCGGCGGCCCGCGCCGCCGACGCCCACGACTTCATCCAGCTGCTGCCCGAGGGCTACGACACCCTGGTGGGCCAGCGTGGCCGAACGCTGTCCGGCGGGCAGGCCCAGCGCCTCGCGATCGCCCGCGCGATGATCAGGGACGCACCCGTACTGCTCCTGGACGAACCGACCACCGGCCTGGACGCCCGGTCGGGCCGCCGGATCATGGAACCGCTGCGCCGGCTCATGGCCGGGCGGACCACCATCGTCATCTCCCACAACCTGTTCACCGTCCGCGACGCCACATCCACCGTGGTGCTGGACCGCGGCCGGGTCGTCGAGTACGGAACGCACGAAGACCTGCTCCTGCGCGGCGGAGCCTACGCCCGGCTGCACCGGCTGAACGAAGTGACCGGCCCCGCCCTCGCCGGCCCCCCATCCCCACGGAAGGTTCTCCCATGA
- a CDS encoding RNA polymerase sigma factor, with protein MRRIGIPLERVPDEALLAGLMTGDPEIAVAFVRRFQHRVFGVAIAVVGDVQLAEDIAQQTFERACLHAQVYDPRRGSVPTWLAAIAHNLAIDAVRARKATPVDPADLENMMETITDTPERHALSTETVAELRRAVGTLPREQARALVMAGIYGMTAQQVADAEEIPLGTAKTRIRTAMGKVRASLATRQVDHD; from the coding sequence ATGCGCAGGATTGGCATACCCCTGGAGCGGGTGCCCGACGAAGCGCTGCTGGCCGGGCTCATGACAGGCGACCCCGAGATCGCCGTGGCCTTCGTCCGGCGGTTCCAGCATCGGGTCTTCGGCGTGGCCATCGCCGTGGTGGGTGATGTCCAGCTCGCCGAGGACATCGCTCAGCAGACCTTCGAGCGTGCCTGCCTTCACGCTCAGGTCTACGACCCGCGCCGGGGATCGGTGCCCACCTGGCTGGCGGCCATCGCACACAACCTCGCGATCGACGCCGTACGCGCGCGCAAGGCCACTCCGGTCGACCCCGCAGACCTGGAGAACATGATGGAGACCATCACGGACACACCGGAGCGGCATGCACTCTCCACCGAGACCGTGGCGGAACTGCGCCGCGCGGTCGGCACGCTGCCGCGGGAGCAGGCGCGTGCTCTGGTGATGGCAGGGATCTACGGGATGACGGCTCAGCAGGTCGCCGACGCCGAGGAGATACCGCTCGGTACCGCCAAGACCCGGATAAGGACGGCCATGGGCAAGGTCCGGGCGTCGCTCGCGACCAGGCAGGTGGACCATGACTGA
- a CDS encoding anti-sigma factor family protein — protein MTDNSGFSCEQLREIGAELALGVLPAEDRAGAMDHLEHCPACREYVHELTATSDALLDLVPGSEPPVGFEDRVIDRLGLSSGRRPRRRVQWRRFALAAAAAAAGLALGGGGWVLGASVGRPVPVAPIVSPVQPRLLTAQLAHAGQSFGQVYLYTGPSPWLYMAVDADGHSGTVRCQLQRADGSIVKVGSFTLSDDGYGSWGGPYLAGTSPVTGVRLLNADGSLLASATFNQLHS, from the coding sequence ATGACTGACAACAGCGGGTTCAGCTGTGAGCAGCTCCGGGAGATCGGCGCGGAACTGGCGCTCGGCGTGCTGCCCGCCGAGGACCGGGCCGGGGCGATGGACCACCTGGAGCACTGCCCCGCCTGCCGCGAATACGTCCACGAGCTGACGGCCACGTCGGACGCGCTGCTGGATCTTGTCCCCGGCAGCGAACCGCCGGTCGGCTTCGAGGACAGGGTGATCGACCGGCTCGGGCTCTCCTCCGGGCGACGGCCGCGCCGGCGCGTGCAGTGGCGGCGGTTCGCCCTCGCTGCGGCGGCAGCGGCGGCGGGCCTCGCCCTCGGTGGCGGCGGTTGGGTGCTCGGCGCATCCGTCGGTCGTCCGGTCCCGGTCGCGCCCATCGTCTCCCCGGTGCAACCGCGGCTGCTCACCGCCCAACTCGCCCACGCGGGCCAGTCGTTCGGACAGGTCTACCTCTACACCGGGCCCTCGCCCTGGTTGTACATGGCGGTGGACGCCGACGGGCACTCCGGCACCGTCCGCTGCCAGTTGCAGCGGGCCGACGGCTCCATCGTCAAGGTCGGTTCCTTCACGCTCAGTGACGACGGCTACGGCTCCTGGGGTGGGCCCTACCTCGCCGGCACATCCCCCGTCACCGGCGTCCGCCTGCTCAACGCGGACGGCTCCCTGCTCGCAAGTGCCACCTTCAACCAGCTCCACAGCTGA
- a CDS encoding FGGY-family carbohydrate kinase, which yields MTRYIGIDVGTSMVKAAAFDPQGRTLAVESRPVGLTIRGGFVEQDMDEVYGAVCEVLAALGSDGVAFAGLTGQGDGVWLVDAAGRPVRTAISWMDGRAHELVDAWLASGVFGAVYRRTGSAMFPGCPGPVLAWLDRHDPASLDAATTALYCKDMVFQRLTGVRATDVSDASMPFLDPMTRMYSLDVVAALGLGHRASLLAPVSDPVATAELPSGVRISNGPYDLPASALGAGVTRPGDGLLIVGTCLAALVATERLDLDGESAGLHISTDRPGHWLRAMPAMVGTAALDWILTTTGVRHTEVDSLLAATAPGANGVRVLPYFAPSGERAPFVEPRLRAELTGVSLETTPADLIRAVCEGIGFAARHCLEAAGLTGTLALCGGGTRSPAWMRLFADVLGRPVRIVEGEVGARGAVLAAAQRFGARLDTAAWTAPTKVVEPDPERAVFYAKAYEDHLARLAAARTHARA from the coding sequence ATGACGAGGTACATCGGCATCGATGTCGGCACATCCATGGTGAAGGCCGCGGCCTTCGACCCGCAGGGCCGCACGCTGGCCGTCGAATCCCGCCCGGTGGGGCTCACGATCCGCGGCGGTTTCGTGGAGCAGGACATGGACGAGGTGTACGGGGCGGTCTGCGAGGTCCTGGCCGCGCTGGGCTCCGACGGGGTCGCGTTCGCCGGCCTCACCGGTCAGGGCGACGGCGTCTGGCTGGTCGACGCGGCGGGCCGGCCGGTGCGTACAGCGATCTCCTGGATGGACGGCCGAGCCCATGAACTGGTCGACGCCTGGCTGGCATCCGGTGTCTTCGGAGCCGTCTACCGGCGCACCGGCAGCGCGATGTTCCCGGGCTGTCCGGGCCCGGTGCTGGCCTGGCTCGACCGTCACGACCCGGCCTCGCTCGACGCGGCGACGACCGCCCTGTACTGCAAGGACATGGTGTTCCAGCGTCTGACGGGGGTCCGGGCCACGGATGTCTCCGATGCGTCGATGCCGTTCCTGGACCCGATGACCCGTATGTACTCCTTGGATGTCGTGGCCGCGCTGGGCCTCGGCCACCGGGCCTCGCTCCTCGCCCCGGTCAGCGATCCGGTCGCCACCGCCGAACTCCCCTCCGGGGTGCGGATATCCAACGGCCCGTACGATCTGCCGGCCTCCGCACTGGGCGCGGGCGTCACTCGTCCCGGCGACGGTCTGCTGATCGTCGGCACCTGCCTGGCCGCGCTGGTGGCCACGGAGCGGCTCGATCTGGATGGAGAGTCGGCGGGTCTGCACATCTCCACCGACCGCCCGGGCCACTGGCTGCGCGCCATGCCCGCGATGGTCGGCACCGCGGCCCTCGACTGGATCCTGACCACCACCGGCGTACGCCACACTGAGGTCGACTCGCTCCTCGCCGCCACTGCGCCCGGCGCGAACGGTGTTCGCGTGCTCCCCTATTTCGCCCCGTCCGGCGAACGCGCGCCATTCGTCGAGCCGCGCCTGCGAGCCGAGCTGACCGGTGTGTCCCTGGAGACCACCCCGGCTGATCTGATCCGCGCGGTCTGCGAGGGCATCGGTTTCGCCGCCCGCCACTGCCTGGAGGCCGCGGGCCTCACCGGCACCCTCGCCCTGTGCGGCGGCGGCACCCGCTCCCCTGCCTGGATGCGCCTGTTCGCCGATGTGCTGGGCCGGCCGGTCCGGATCGTGGAGGGCGAGGTCGGTGCGCGGGGCGCGGTGCTCGCGGCGGCGCAGCGCTTCGGTGCGCGGCTGGACACGGCTGCCTGGACGGCCCCGACGAAGGTCGTCGAACCGGACCCGGAGCGGGCGGTGTTCTATGCGAAGGCGTACGAGGACCATCTGGCCCGGCTCGCCGCGGCCCGTACGCACGCCCGCGCATGA
- a CDS encoding NAD(P)-dependent oxidoreductase — protein MTRPMTVRPATRILVAGDHFVRNSLIAEALHHALGPEHHLTELTLPWPLEPFGKVAEVDEASDAEDALIRALDGVEVCVTQMGPFTERVLAAAPDLRLVVVCRGGPVNVNAAAARARGVRVCFAPGRNAAATAEFTVGLMLCALRRIPEAHRSLAADGRWDASHYTYENCGLELEDTPVGLIGYGAVGSRVARVLSAFGAEVEVYDPYVRGDVHGMRATSLEALLDRSRVLTLHARLTPETRHLIGARELALLPRGAVLVNAARGGLLDTEALCDALDSGQLRAAALDTYEQEPPPPTSRLLRTPHLLMTPHVAGASRSVAQKAARIAAAEVARYVRGEPLAHAL, from the coding sequence ATGACCCGCCCCATGACGGTCCGCCCCGCGACGAGGATTCTGGTCGCCGGTGACCATTTCGTCCGTAACTCCCTGATCGCCGAGGCCCTGCACCACGCTCTCGGCCCGGAGCACCATCTCACCGAACTCACCCTCCCCTGGCCCCTGGAGCCCTTCGGCAAGGTCGCCGAGGTCGACGAGGCGAGCGACGCCGAGGACGCACTGATCCGCGCCCTGGACGGGGTCGAGGTGTGCGTGACGCAGATGGGCCCGTTCACGGAGCGGGTCCTGGCCGCCGCACCCGATCTGCGGCTGGTCGTGGTCTGCCGGGGCGGGCCGGTCAATGTGAACGCGGCCGCGGCACGGGCCCGGGGTGTGCGGGTGTGTTTCGCGCCCGGACGCAATGCGGCGGCGACCGCCGAGTTCACCGTGGGACTGATGCTCTGTGCCCTGCGCCGCATCCCCGAGGCCCACCGCTCCCTCGCCGCCGACGGCCGCTGGGACGCCTCCCACTACACGTACGAGAACTGCGGCCTGGAACTGGAGGACACCCCCGTCGGCCTGATCGGTTACGGCGCGGTCGGCAGCCGGGTGGCCCGGGTACTCTCCGCGTTCGGCGCCGAGGTCGAGGTGTACGACCCGTATGTGCGCGGCGACGTCCACGGCATGCGCGCCACCTCGCTGGAGGCGCTCCTGGACCGCTCCCGCGTCCTCACCCTGCATGCCCGGCTCACCCCGGAGACCCGGCATCTCATCGGCGCCCGCGAACTGGCCCTGCTGCCGCGTGGCGCGGTCCTCGTGAACGCGGCCCGGGGTGGGCTGCTGGACACGGAGGCGCTGTGCGACGCCCTGGACTCGGGGCAGTTGCGGGCCGCGGCGCTCGACACGTACGAGCAGGAGCCGCCCCCGCCCACGTCACGGCTCTTGCGCACTCCGCATCTGCTGATGACCCCGCATGTGGCGGGCGCCAGCCGGTCGGTCGCGCAGAAGGCGGCCCGGATCGCCGCGGCCGAGGTGGCGCGCTATGTGCGGGGCGAACCGCTCGCCCACGCGCTGTGA